The Lolium rigidum isolate FL_2022 chromosome 1, APGP_CSIRO_Lrig_0.1, whole genome shotgun sequence region tatgttcgtacacaagttttcgtgaattttttatgtggcatgtataaaaatacaaaaaaaatatcctgtacaTAGTAGCGTTGTAGCATCAAAATTTATGTATTTTACAGGAGACAcagaaaaataaaatgaaatttagAAACTTGTGTATAAACATAAAATATCAAGATGTAAATCCAaaattttattttgtaattttttaacattttcaaTGTATTTTCACACAATAGGTTCATATGCTCCTACGAGCTAAAGTGAATTTCCCGTTTATAATACACTACTTTTTTTATTGAGGAAATGTCTAAGCACCGGAAGGGCCCAGTAGATAAATAAAACATGGCCGAGCACTTGAAAGGCCCAGCCACATAAGCCAAAGCCTAGCAGCTAAATCGGCAGGCCCAGCTGTGGCCTCCCGTTTCGTTTATCACTTCTCTCCTTATCCCATCCAATCCGTCATCTCCCTCACTTCCCAAATCCACACCAATCCAACACACTGCTCCGTGCCCCCTGCAATGGCGCTCCTCGCCGTCCAGGGCatggccgtctccaccgccgccttCCCTTCCCACCACCACGGCGCcgtatcctcctcctccttcgggaTCTCAGCCACCGTAACACTCTCTCGCTCCCGCACCAGCCTCGCCGCCCCGGCCGTCTCGGCTCCTCTCACCCCAGTTCTTGATGGTAAATTCAATTGTCCTTACACTCTTGCTTTCAAATCGGTGAATTTTGTTCCGTAGGTCGTTTTAATGCTGGACAGTTCGCTAGGGAAATCCTTCTCCCGTTTAGTATCCCAAGAAAAAAGGAGTACGACTGACGGGCCGAGTAGGAACCCAAGATACTAATACTAGTACTAGCTGGAATGCCATTGATTTTACTGTATGAAAACACCGAGTGAGCTGAAATAGTTAGGAAGAAGATATTTCACTTCGACTTTGGCAAGAATTTGGCACGAAGGTTCACAACAATCAGGAATACACCCATCTTTCCAAATGGGTTGCGGAGTTGAGTTTGTGTGAGTTGGTAGTGTGTCGATGAGCATACAATTTTGTGTAGACTATGTGTAGATGAACTATAAAAGAAATGAAAGCTGCTCGTAGAAATTCTTACGGGTTGCACATGTTGAATACTAGTATCAGATGAGGGTTTGAAATTCGAACCAATTCTGACTTCTGAACTCTCTCTGTTGTGACCAGTCTACTGTGGAAGAGGGGACAGAAAGACAAAGAGAGGCAAAAGGTTCAGCCACTCATATGGGAATGTGAGTCCTCTAGCACAATCTCAATATTGGTGCGTTCATTGTGATTCTTACTTCTCCGTATGTTCATGTTAGGCACGTCCCCGTAACAAGAAGAAGGGAACAGGCCCACCACGGCTGTTCGCCCCGCCAGCGCCTCCCAGGAAGGACCAGTTCGAAGACGGGGAGATCATCGCAATCGAGATTGATGAAGACATCATGGAAAGGATGGAATAGGCTTTCTAAATTTTCCCTTATTTCACGGTTTCCCTGCCTTGTGTGAAGTACAATTCCTCGAGAGTAATTATTTTGTCATCATCCTATTCAAAGTGCAATTTCTGATAAGTAATTATTTGGTCTTTCTTAACAAAACATAGATGTCTACGTGTCTTTGATTGCTGAGAACTATCCTGTATGCATATAGGAAAACCGACATGTTAAGTTGTCTAGCAGTATGGATGAGCAGGCCCAAGTGCTTCTAAGTATTAGTTCTTTCTTGCCTTCTCTGTTGCATTCTGTGTGAATCTGGAATTCAGTTGTAGTTAGTCCAGCTGAATCTTTTTGGAAGGAAAATAAATACATACCTGTAGGTTCTTCTCTACTGTAAGTTGTTAGTTGCCTTCAGTCTttgcacttttggagatgttgtgGTTATCCAGCCTTGCCAAGCATATGACTGAAGTGAACGGCAATAGGATAAGTTGTGCTGTCTACCTCTTGtctagcctaaataattgttcaaAACAAGACTATAGCTGGTGAAATCAGATCAAAGTTCTCCACCTTGATTTTGTTACCAGCATTTTGTTTTAATCATAGCAAACAAGTAAGCTGAA contains the following coding sequences:
- the LOC124683596 gene encoding 30S ribosomal protein S31, chloroplastic-like, whose protein sequence is MALLAVQGMAVSTAAFPSHHHGAVSSSSFGISATVTLSRSRTSLAAPAVSAPLTPVLDVYCGRGDRKTKRGKRFSHSYGNARPRNKKKGTGPPRLFAPPAPPRKDQFEDGEIIAIEIDEDIMERME